Within Persephonella sp., the genomic segment TATTGGCAGAAAAAAGGAAAAATACATCGTCTTTTCCATACTGTCCAAGCTCTGTTTCTACTACCTTAACAATAAATTTTGATTCCTTTAGGGCAAGCTGTTTAAGATGTTCTTCAACTTTTTTTCCCAGTTCTTCAGCTTTCTGCTTTCTTATGCCTGATATTTTTTCGGCAAGCTCTAATAACTTTCTGTGGATTTCCTGCATCTGTTTTTCAATTTTAGGCAGTTCAAACTCAAGATTTTCAAGATATTCAACCCTCTGTCTGAACTGATCCATAAGATTTATAAGCCCTTTTTCATCTGTATTGTATTTAAGCTCAAGTCTGTTTATAAGGTTCAGCCTTTCTTCAATATGGTTTATCTCTGAAGTATCAAAATCAAGATCAAACCTACTCAGTGAGTATGAGGCATCACTAATTATAGCTTTTGCCTCCTCAAGGGAAGATATTATTTCTCTCAGCTCGTCTGAAAAATCTGAGACCTTTTCAAGTTCTCTTATAACATCAGAAAGTTTTTCTATAACCGAGCCGTCCTGTTCAGAAATCATCTGCTCTGAGAAAAACACAGCCTCTTTTATCCTGCTTATGTTTGACAGGTATCTGTGTCTTTCTTCAAGGTCCTGTTTTTCTCCCTCTTTTATTTTTGCTTCTTCCAACTCATTAAGTTGAAACCGTAATATATCCAGCTCTCTAAGTCTATTGGACTGCTGATTATGAAGATACTCAAGTTCCCTCTGGAGATCTTTATATTTTTTATAAAGGTTAATATACTGATCAAGAATGTCCTCAATTCCTGCATATGTATCAAGCATTTCTCTGTGTTTTTTCCCATCAAAAAGAGAGTGCTGGTGGTTCTGACCGTGTATTGAGAGTAATCCTTTTGAGGCTTCTTTCACTGTGGATAGGGTTGCCCTTCTCCCATTTATGTAGTAGATGTTCTTTCCATTCTTAAGCTCCCTTGCAAATATAAGGGTTTCATCTTCCGAATAAGGGTTGCTAACATTTTCAAAAACAACCTCAACAAAATCCCCTTCCGAATATCTTCCTTTCTTACCAAAAACAAATGATAGGGCATCAACAATCAGGGATTTTCCTACACCTGTTTCTCCTGTAAAAACATTCAGACCTTTTCCAAGCTCAATGTCTATATCTTTTAGATAAAGGAACTTTTTTATCCTAATTCTTGATAGCATTTTAACCCTTTTCCTTTTATGAAACTTTCGTCTGATCTGTTAAAAACATTATAAATCTATAAAAATCTTTCTGTGTTGCAAAGGGATCAAATAGTATATAAGATATTTTTGATTTTTTCTGAGGAGAAACAGTTGAAAAAGATAAAGGTTAATATAGACGGGGAAGAAGTTATAGTTCCTGAGGGAACTACTGTCTTGGAGGCGATAAAAAAACTTAACAAATTGGTGCCAACATTCTGCTATCACCCTAAACTTCCTGTGTTTGGTGGGTGCAGGATCTGTCTTGTTTACGACAAAAAATGGAAAAGAAATATAATAGCCTGTGCAACCCCCGTTTATGAAGGTATGGAGATTGAAACCCAGAATGAAAAGGTTATGAATGAGAGAAAGTTTATACTTGAGATGCTTTTCACAAGACACCCCCTTGACTGTCCTGTGTGCGACAAGGCAGGAGAGTGCGATCTGCAGAACTGGGGAACATACTACGGACCCCAAAAAAACCCTTCAACGATAACCCCTTTTGAGAAGATAAGACCAGAGGAAGATTGGAAAAGCGAATATTTTGAGTTTGTTTCAAACAGATGTGTTCTATGCCTCAGATGTGTTAGCGTATGTAAAAATGTTGTTGGGGCAGACACTTTATTTCAGGAGGAGAGGGGCTTTGAGATACTTATATCCCCAGACAGAAAACCTATGGATCAGGTAAGTAGCTGTGAGGCATGCGGTCTGTGTGTTGATGTCTGTCCTGTTGGGGCTATTCTTTTTAAGCCTTTCAAGTATACAGCAAGGGCATGGCTTTTAAAAGAGACAGTATCCCACTGTGGAATGTGTTCTCTCCAGTGTCCTGTTGCTATTGATCACGACGGTAAAGATGTTTACAGAATTAGATCAACATCAGATCTTAAGATATGTGCAGGGGCATATCTTGGTTATGACATATACAGAAAAAACAGGCTTACTGCTGCTATGGAAAACGGTCAGCCTGCAAACCCAGAAAAAGTTATAAAAAAGCTATCCGTTATTCTTTCAGAAAAACCTGAGGAAACTGCCCTAATACTATCTCCTTACTCTGGAAATGAAACGATAGAAACATTGAAAGACCTTCAGAAAAAAGTTCCTGTAGCTATAACATCTACGGTAACAACAACCGTGCTTCCTGTGGTAGAAGGATTTAATTCTGAGGTAGGAAAGTATCATTTATTAAATGAAGATGAGATACTGCAGGCAGAAAAGATAATAATAATCGGAAATGACCCTTCAGACACAAACCCTGTTATCTCTTATCTATTTCACAAAAACTACTATGAAGGTTTCACTGTTGGAAAGGACAAAAAGATAATATACATAGGAAATAGTTTAGGGCATACCAAAAAATTTAACCCTGAAGTTATATCAGAAGATCCAGAAAGTCTAACCTTTGAAAAAATAAAGGATCTAAAACCTGATGAAAATACAGCCATAATCTATTCAACAACAACATTAAAAGGTCAGAAGGCTTACAAACTTGGAAAACTCCTTGGGCATATAAAAAAAGAAACAGGATCAAAAATACTGATACTTCCACAGGAAACGAACGGTTTTGGTCTTATTAACAACATTCAGCTTGAGTATCTTCCAGATGTTTTGAAAAAGATAAAACAGGGAAAGATAAAAAATCTCATTCTTATAGGTGAGGACATAGTGGATCACATAACAGATCAGGAACTTCAGGAGATATTCCTGAAACTTGAAAATTCAGCTGTTATAACACCTTTTTCTGACGGTCTTGCCCTGTCATGCAGTATAGCTTTAGGAACAACGATCTGGATTGAAGACGAAAGAACAACAGAAGGCTTTTCGGGTATTGTAAAAACAAAAAAGACTATAAATGGTGTAATTACTGAAGAAGATATAATAAGGAAAATAACAGAAAACATAAAAGAAGTTTCCAAAACACAAGCAGAAAAAAAAGAGATCATACAGTTTTATGACTACGAAGGGTTTGATTATCCTTATATATCACTGTGGGATTTTGGATATTTAGGGAGAAGATCTGATAACCTTATGAACTACAGGCTTAAAAGGGAGTCAATGGTAGAGGTTAAAGATGAACATTAAGATGGGTATTGCAAAAGCAGGTATAAAACCTTCAGGAGATTACGACATACTCGTTTTAAAGTTCAGACCTTCTGTTTACAGCCTTGTCCTTACACAGAACAGCCTTGCAGCTGCACCTGTTGTTTACGACAGAATGGTGTCCCAGATGACTGACAGGATCTCTGCCATCGTTGTTAACAGCGGAAATGCAAATGCTGCAACAGGTGAGGAAGGATTTCAAAATGCACAGATGATGGCTGAATTGGTTGAAGAGTGTTTAGAACTTGGAGATAATCAGGCTCTTGTTTTTTCAACAGGTGTTATAGGTGTTCAGCTTCCTATGGAAAAGGTGGAAAAAGGAATAAAAAAAGCCTGTCAAAACCTTACTGATCTTGATCTTGAAAAGGCAGCAAAAGCTATATCAACCACAGACTCTTTCCCTAAGTATTACTCCTATGAAGGAAGTATTGACGGCAAAACATTCAGGATACTAGGAATAGCAAAAGGTGCAGGTATGATCCACCCTAACATGGCGACAATGCTTTCCTACATTTTTACAGATGTGAAGATTGAAAAAAGCCTTTTAGACAAAATTACAAAGGTTGTAACAGATAGAAGTTTTAACTCTATAGATGTTGACGGTTGTGAAAGCACCAATGACAGCTTTCTGGTAGTTGCCACAGGAGAAACAGATCTTGAGATAAATGAAAAAAACAAAACAGAGTTTGCAAAATCCCTTCTCCATGTTGCAACTGAGCTTGCAAAAATGATAGTAAAAGATGGAGAAGGGGCTACCAAGCTTATACAGATAAATGTTCATAACGGATCAACAAAAGAAGAGGCAAAAAAGGTGGGGGAAGCGATAGCTCTTTCAAACCTTTTTAAAACAGCCATGTTCGGAAACGACCCAAACTGGGGAAGGATACTTTCTGCTGTTGGGCAGCTACATTTAGACATAGATTTTTCAAGGGTGAAGCTGTATATAGGTGACTTTCTCATTTATAGCGGACAGCCGGTTGATTACGACAGGGAGAAAGCTGTTCAGTATCTGAAAAATAACAAAGAGATAACGATAGATCTTTATCTTGAAAGGGGCGATTCAGACTGGACTTATTACACCTGTGATCTCACATACAGATATGTTGAGATAAACGCAGAATACACCACCTGATTTATCAGAATGTTAAAATAAATATTGCCCTTATAAAATTTTGTTTATATATTTACTTATTAGTAATCATTACTGATAAGAATGGAGGCTGTTATGGATAAATTGATAATATTTGATACAACATTGAGAGATGGAGAACAGGCTCCCGGTTTTTCTATGACTGTGGAAGAAAAGGTTACGATGGCTCAACAGCTTGAGAGACTGGGTGTTGATATTATAGAGGCAGGTTTTGCTGCTGCCTCTGTCGGAGATTTTGAGGCTGTTAACTCAGTTGCAGAGATAATAAAAAACTCAACAGTCTGCTCACTTGCAAGGGCTTTAGAGTCTGATATTGAAAAGGCAGGGGAAGCACTTGCCCCAGCAGAAAGAAAGAGGATACACACATTTATAGCAACATCACCTATACATATGAAGTATAAACTAAAAATGACACCTGAGCAGGTTATTGAAAGAGCTGTCTCCGCTGTAAAATTCGCAAGAAATTTCACAGATGATGTTGAGTTTTCTGCAGAAGATGCTTTTAGATCAGACAGGGAATTTTTGTTCAGGGTTTTTGAGGCTGTTATAGATGCAGGGGCAAAAACGATTAATGTGCCTGATACTGTTGGCTATGCAATACCTGAAGAGTTTGGCAAACTCATATCAGACATAAGGAACAATGTGCCTAACATAGATAAAGCAGTGATATCTGTCCATTGCCACAATGATCTGGGTCTTGCTGTGGCAAACTCACTTTCTGCTATTAAAAACGGCGCAAGACAGGCACATGTAACCATAAACGGTATAGGTGAGAGGGCAGGAAATGCTGCCCTTGAAGAGGTTGTTATGGCGATAAAGGTCAGAAAGGACTATTTCAAAGATATCAAAACAGATATAAATACAAAAGAGATATACAAAACAAGCAGGCTTCTGTGCAGGATCACAGGTAGCTTTGTCCAGCCTAATAAGGCGATTGTTGGGGACAATG encodes:
- the recN gene encoding DNA repair protein RecN, whose amino-acid sequence is MLSRIRIKKFLYLKDIDIELGKGLNVFTGETGVGKSLIVDALSFVFGKKGRYSEGDFVEVVFENVSNPYSEDETLIFARELKNGKNIYYINGRRATLSTVKEASKGLLSIHGQNHQHSLFDGKKHREMLDTYAGIEDILDQYINLYKKYKDLQRELEYLHNQQSNRLRELDILRFQLNELEEAKIKEGEKQDLEERHRYLSNISRIKEAVFFSEQMISEQDGSVIEKLSDVIRELEKVSDFSDELREIISSLEEAKAIISDASYSLSRFDLDFDTSEINHIEERLNLINRLELKYNTDEKGLINLMDQFRQRVEYLENLEFELPKIEKQMQEIHRKLLELAEKISGIRKQKAEELGKKVEEHLKQLALKESKFIVKVVETELGQYGKDDVFFLFSANKGFDPMPVDQVASGGEISRLSLALKLVVGSDVDCMVFDEVDTGIGGKTALSMARKLKKLSEDYQVILITHLPQIAVYGDRHFYIEKSHKKDKTVATIKLLHTDERINEIARMLSGKTDKKTVELARQLLENAK
- a CDS encoding 2Fe-2S iron-sulfur cluster-binding protein — protein: MKKIKVNIDGEEVIVPEGTTVLEAIKKLNKLVPTFCYHPKLPVFGGCRICLVYDKKWKRNIIACATPVYEGMEIETQNEKVMNERKFILEMLFTRHPLDCPVCDKAGECDLQNWGTYYGPQKNPSTITPFEKIRPEEDWKSEYFEFVSNRCVLCLRCVSVCKNVVGADTLFQEERGFEILISPDRKPMDQVSSCEACGLCVDVCPVGAILFKPFKYTARAWLLKETVSHCGMCSLQCPVAIDHDGKDVYRIRSTSDLKICAGAYLGYDIYRKNRLTAAMENGQPANPEKVIKKLSVILSEKPEETALILSPYSGNETIETLKDLQKKVPVAITSTVTTTVLPVVEGFNSEVGKYHLLNEDEILQAEKIIIIGNDPSDTNPVISYLFHKNYYEGFTVGKDKKIIYIGNSLGHTKKFNPEVISEDPESLTFEKIKDLKPDENTAIIYSTTTLKGQKAYKLGKLLGHIKKETGSKILILPQETNGFGLINNIQLEYLPDVLKKIKQGKIKNLILIGEDIVDHITDQELQEIFLKLENSAVITPFSDGLALSCSIALGTTIWIEDERTTEGFSGIVKTKKTINGVITEEDIIRKITENIKEVSKTQAEKKEIIQFYDYEGFDYPYISLWDFGYLGRRSDNLMNYRLKRESMVEVKDEH
- the argJ gene encoding bifunctional glutamate N-acetyltransferase/amino-acid acetyltransferase ArgJ, with the protein product MNIKMGIAKAGIKPSGDYDILVLKFRPSVYSLVLTQNSLAAAPVVYDRMVSQMTDRISAIVVNSGNANAATGEEGFQNAQMMAELVEECLELGDNQALVFSTGVIGVQLPMEKVEKGIKKACQNLTDLDLEKAAKAISTTDSFPKYYSYEGSIDGKTFRILGIAKGAGMIHPNMATMLSYIFTDVKIEKSLLDKITKVVTDRSFNSIDVDGCESTNDSFLVVATGETDLEINEKNKTEFAKSLLHVATELAKMIVKDGEGATKLIQINVHNGSTKEEAKKVGEAIALSNLFKTAMFGNDPNWGRILSAVGQLHLDIDFSRVKLYIGDFLIYSGQPVDYDREKAVQYLKNNKEITIDLYLERGDSDWTYYTCDLTYRYVEINAEYTT
- a CDS encoding 2-isopropylmalate synthase translates to MDKLIIFDTTLRDGEQAPGFSMTVEEKVTMAQQLERLGVDIIEAGFAAASVGDFEAVNSVAEIIKNSTVCSLARALESDIEKAGEALAPAERKRIHTFIATSPIHMKYKLKMTPEQVIERAVSAVKFARNFTDDVEFSAEDAFRSDREFLFRVFEAVIDAGAKTINVPDTVGYAIPEEFGKLISDIRNNVPNIDKAVISVHCHNDLGLAVANSLSAIKNGARQAHVTINGIGERAGNAALEEVVMAIKVRKDYFKDIKTDINTKEIYKTSRLLCRITGSFVQPNKAIVGDNAFAHEAGIHQHGILAHRETYEIMRAEDVGVPESKIVLGKHSGRHAFKARLEELGYKNLSENEITMLFEKFKALADKKKEVFDEDIEALILDELFKSYEEVKLIYFHVLSGNSAIPSSTVKIEKDGQQIVATSSGDGPIDSALKALEKALGITGRLKDYTIRSLSAGKDAMGEVRVVVDFDGTISSGRGTSTDIIEASVKAYLDAYNRYLARKTFIEKRINEGI